One stretch of Paenibacillus sp. FSL R5-0341 DNA includes these proteins:
- a CDS encoding aminoglycoside phosphotransferase family protein produces the protein MKNSIVNQAEQIASDFLLEKVTCSHHIVGKGFVNQVCLVETASHKVIVRMNNPDTYPTFLKEKWCIERATSAGIPGPETLSVGVNAEHAYMIQTVVEGDNGLDTTVPPSMIWRKLGEYTQLLQSIPVTGFGRDLHNSVQDRFYSPPHAGSDGSWQGYVQYNINSLTEQDPLIELGVMTMEESQVVRQLFEQMKIQKFRFGLCHGDLSLKNTIVSLTGEITLLDWGNAEVTVTPYGDIIQLLQCQLRGEGPDNEELKAFLEGYGTSVQEQEHELNQARYVLLLKAFDTLRWAIDRSPDQIEFYTTLAKQALEQVWRANSESLM, from the coding sequence GTGAAGAATTCTATAGTTAACCAAGCCGAACAGATTGCCAGTGATTTTTTGCTGGAAAAAGTAACATGCTCACATCATATCGTGGGTAAAGGTTTTGTTAATCAGGTCTGCCTGGTGGAAACGGCAAGTCATAAAGTGATTGTACGGATGAATAATCCAGATACATATCCCACCTTTTTGAAAGAAAAATGGTGCATCGAACGAGCAACGAGTGCCGGTATTCCTGGGCCAGAAACATTATCCGTTGGGGTCAACGCTGAACATGCCTATATGATTCAAACGGTTGTGGAAGGGGATAACGGATTGGATACGACAGTGCCCCCGTCCATGATCTGGAGGAAACTTGGTGAGTATACTCAACTTTTGCAATCCATCCCCGTTACAGGTTTCGGAAGGGATCTGCACAATTCTGTACAGGATCGATTTTACTCTCCCCCGCATGCAGGATCAGATGGCAGCTGGCAAGGATATGTGCAATACAATATCAATAGTCTGACGGAGCAAGACCCGCTGATCGAGCTTGGTGTGATGACGATGGAGGAATCACAGGTCGTAAGGCAATTATTCGAACAAATGAAAATACAAAAATTCCGCTTTGGCTTATGCCATGGCGATCTCTCTTTGAAGAATACAATCGTAAGTTTGACAGGAGAGATTACCCTTCTGGACTGGGGAAATGCGGAGGTCACCGTCACGCCGTATGGGGATATCATTCAACTCTTGCAATGCCAGCTACGGGGAGAGGGTCCTGACAACGAAGAACTGAAAGCGTTTTTAGAAGGTTATGGGACAAGTGTACAAGAGCAGGAACATGAACTGAATCAAGCGAGGTATGTTTTGCTGTTGAAAGCGTTTGATACCCTGAGGTGGGCCATAGATCGAAGTCCGGATCAGATCGAGTTTTACACTACATTAGCGAAACAAGCTCTTGAACAGGTTTGGAGGGCCAATAGCGAATCATTGATGTGA
- a CDS encoding ABC transporter permease: MVQTILSRLATSLLVIFGASVLVYCIMYLLPGDPVLLMLDPSSATPEMIENLRVQLGLDQPFYIQFANYFGDMLRGDFGKSMINSDPVLPKILEHFPATLALTALSSIIAITIGITLGVLSAIHRNGVIDFVARLVGLFGISMPTFWTGILLILLFSVQLGWFPAMGSDGFSSLILPAATLGLVGAGFIVRMVRNSMLEVINEPFIVALRAKGLSERAIMYGHALRNALIPAVTVIGMLIGDLLAGTVVVETVFSRQGIGRIIADALMAKDLPVVQGVVFFTSIIYVVLNLLVDISYSYIDPRVRRAVRT, encoded by the coding sequence ATGGTTCAAACGATACTGTCACGACTCGCAACATCGCTTCTGGTTATTTTCGGAGCTTCGGTGCTGGTGTACTGCATCATGTATCTTCTGCCGGGTGATCCGGTTCTGCTCATGCTGGACCCGTCCTCGGCTACCCCGGAGATGATCGAGAATCTGCGGGTTCAACTTGGGCTGGATCAGCCGTTTTACATCCAGTTTGCGAACTATTTCGGTGATATGCTGCGTGGCGATTTCGGTAAATCGATGATCAATTCGGATCCGGTTCTGCCCAAAATACTGGAGCATTTTCCAGCCACACTGGCTTTGACCGCACTCAGCTCAATCATTGCGATCACGATTGGAATTACACTCGGTGTATTGTCTGCAATTCATCGCAATGGCGTGATTGATTTCGTTGCCCGGCTCGTTGGACTGTTTGGCATCTCCATGCCAACCTTCTGGACGGGGATACTGCTCATCCTGTTATTCTCGGTACAGCTTGGCTGGTTCCCGGCGATGGGTTCCGATGGATTCAGCTCACTGATTCTTCCGGCAGCTACGCTGGGTCTCGTGGGTGCAGGGTTTATCGTACGGATGGTGAGGAACAGCATGCTGGAAGTCATCAATGAACCGTTTATCGTAGCATTACGGGCAAAAGGACTTTCCGAGCGCGCCATCATGTATGGCCATGCGCTGCGTAATGCGCTGATCCCTGCCGTAACGGTAATTGGCATGCTGATCGGTGATCTGCTTGCCGGAACGGTTGTGGTGGAGACTGTATTCTCCAGACAAGGAATCGGCCGGATTATTGCCGATGCGCTAATGGCCAAGGATCTGCCCGTGGTGCAAGGCGTTGTTTTCTTTACATCCATTATCTATGTGGTCTTGAATTTGTTGGTGGACATCTCGTATTCGTACATTGATCCCCGGGTTCGGCGTGCAGTCCGAACATGA
- a CDS encoding ABC transporter substrate-binding protein, whose protein sequence is MNRSISWMKYMALAAVLVMVLSGCGAAGGSTNGAAQASGGDQAGSAEGGNLTFALATSPDSLDPHRSGLAVAVRAIRTIYDNLVVQLPDGSIKPWLATEWSVSEDGKSYTFKLREGVKFHDGTPFNAEAVKYNLDRVIDPATKAANSLALIRPYSSSEVIDEYTIKVNLESPSQAFLGNLSQALLGIVSPTAAQKYGDQLGKNPVGTGPYTFVKWDENADIVVAKNKDYNWGPETVENKAAPHVDTITFKIVPEEATRIGSVQSGQVLAAETVPPQNIAALKNDPNQQLLQANTVGLPYTLFFNLRKAPWDDVKVRQAVQSAVDVESIVKTLYLGNYERAWSALSPGILGYDASLEGSINPDINKANQLLDEQGWVKGADGIRAKDGQKLTLRYVDGSPNREKRNDIAAIIQQQLKQVGIAVEVEITKDIATVIYQNWDYDLYGNSQVNSDPNALYAFYHTSAEGQRPTLSGLSDPKIDELLEQGAVESDADKRVEIYNQIQQYLIEQAVILPIYVFPYTVAASKKVEGIKFDSLGYPLFNDVRIQP, encoded by the coding sequence ATGAACAGGTCTATCTCATGGATGAAATATATGGCATTGGCAGCAGTATTGGTGATGGTATTATCCGGTTGCGGAGCGGCGGGAGGCAGCACGAACGGTGCAGCACAGGCTTCGGGCGGGGATCAGGCCGGGTCAGCGGAAGGGGGCAACTTAACCTTTGCCCTCGCTACATCGCCGGATTCACTTGACCCTCATCGCAGTGGTCTTGCCGTGGCTGTACGTGCTATTCGCACGATCTATGACAATCTGGTAGTACAGTTGCCGGATGGTTCCATCAAACCGTGGCTCGCCACGGAATGGAGCGTATCCGAGGACGGCAAGAGTTATACGTTCAAGCTGCGTGAAGGCGTGAAGTTCCACGATGGCACACCGTTTAATGCGGAAGCCGTGAAATACAATCTGGACCGGGTGATCGATCCGGCCACCAAAGCTGCCAATTCCCTTGCCCTGATTAGACCCTACAGCTCCTCCGAGGTCATTGATGAATATACCATTAAGGTAAATCTGGAATCGCCATCGCAAGCCTTTCTTGGCAACTTGAGTCAGGCGCTTCTGGGGATCGTATCCCCTACAGCTGCCCAAAAATATGGCGACCAGCTGGGTAAAAATCCGGTGGGCACAGGTCCGTATACCTTTGTGAAATGGGATGAAAATGCGGATATCGTCGTTGCCAAGAACAAGGATTACAACTGGGGACCTGAGACGGTTGAAAATAAAGCTGCGCCACATGTGGATACGATCACATTCAAAATTGTACCGGAAGAAGCGACACGCATCGGAAGTGTACAAAGTGGTCAGGTACTCGCTGCCGAGACCGTTCCACCGCAAAATATCGCTGCATTGAAAAACGATCCGAACCAGCAACTGTTACAGGCTAACACGGTGGGATTACCATATACACTCTTTTTCAATCTGCGCAAAGCGCCTTGGGATGATGTGAAAGTAAGGCAGGCGGTACAATCCGCCGTAGATGTGGAATCGATTGTCAAAACATTGTATCTGGGCAACTACGAACGTGCGTGGTCTGCACTGTCTCCTGGAATTCTGGGTTATGATGCATCGCTGGAAGGAAGCATTAACCCGGACATCAACAAAGCCAATCAGCTGCTCGATGAACAAGGCTGGGTGAAGGGCGCTGACGGCATTCGTGCCAAAGACGGCCAGAAACTGACCCTACGTTATGTCGATGGTTCGCCCAATCGGGAGAAACGCAACGACATTGCCGCCATTATCCAGCAACAGCTGAAGCAGGTAGGCATCGCAGTTGAAGTGGAAATTACAAAAGACATCGCAACGGTCATCTATCAGAACTGGGATTACGATCTCTATGGCAACAGCCAGGTTAACTCCGATCCAAATGCATTGTATGCCTTTTATCATACGAGTGCAGAGGGTCAGCGTCCGACATTGTCCGGTTTGTCTGATCCGAAGATTGATGAACTGCTGGAGCAGGGAGCCGTTGAGAGTGACGCGGATAAACGTGTCGAGATCTACAATCAGATTCAACAATACCTGATTGAGCAAGCGGTAATTTTGCCGATCTATGTATTCCCTTATACCGTCGCAGCATCCAAAAAGGTCGAAGGCATCAAGTTCGATTCACTGGGGTATCCACTCTTTAACGACGTCCGCATTCAGCCCTAA
- a CDS encoding glycosyltransferase family 2 protein, which translates to MSIPGQQRGEGRHGHNNKADARNVTRSDKSRSEHNRNGSISSDKKAGHRATQQDVSEPEMAVLHAAGSRSTRKSRRKGKSKRTAKGAKLYKQGYHRGYDEGVRQGQGSFGLVFEGVSIIIPTYNQREYVLQCVSSIEKHTPAPFEIIVVDNASKDGTAEAMLRKGGMVRVAALDQNRGFAGGVNHGLMMARGRHIIVLNNDTLVTPGWLDNMMTCLASDPQIGVVGPVTNYIGGDQQIKVPYREVEDMWSFATTHNRPDAEKHRMTDRLVGFCWLFSRELLERVGYLDEGYAVGNFEDDDWIIRVKLAGYQLAVAGDAFIHHFGSVSMKALGEQDFAVVNKDNEQFYSQKWGDPHTLVAETTRMAKRQSSGTPSGQQEDRDTNPIDPRQRISTQGSQDPALQFRRSSDFYPEGSFLSDAKGDVYTLTGGRRRKLNIPVPRGISPVQVAKPDLLAIPAGEALISAGDVQGWPLESHQVHTTAVQGSPNGWAEGSIVAAVDAPEIRYQISGGKRRRFVSVYAAERWGVNSGHIVSVSADQLNSMEEGWPIIAPPQLLNPDL; encoded by the coding sequence ATGAGCATACCCGGTCAACAGCGCGGGGAAGGACGTCATGGTCATAACAACAAGGCTGATGCTCGAAACGTCACTCGCAGTGACAAAAGCCGTAGTGAACACAACCGGAATGGCAGCATAAGCAGCGACAAAAAAGCGGGCCACCGTGCCACACAGCAAGATGTCTCGGAACCTGAAATGGCAGTTCTGCATGCAGCAGGTAGTCGTTCAACACGGAAATCCAGACGCAAGGGCAAAAGTAAACGCACAGCCAAGGGCGCCAAACTATACAAACAGGGTTATCACAGAGGCTATGACGAAGGTGTCCGCCAGGGACAGGGCTCGTTTGGTCTTGTTTTTGAAGGAGTTAGCATCATTATTCCCACGTACAATCAGCGGGAGTATGTGCTGCAATGTGTGTCCAGTATCGAAAAGCATACCCCGGCCCCCTTCGAAATCATAGTCGTGGATAATGCCTCCAAGGATGGAACTGCTGAGGCGATGCTCCGCAAAGGCGGCATGGTGAGGGTGGCTGCCCTGGATCAGAACCGAGGGTTTGCCGGAGGTGTCAATCATGGGCTGATGATGGCGAGAGGACGACATATTATCGTACTGAACAACGACACGCTGGTTACTCCAGGCTGGCTGGATAACATGATGACTTGTCTTGCCAGTGATCCACAGATTGGTGTGGTGGGCCCGGTGACCAACTATATTGGCGGGGATCAGCAAATTAAGGTTCCGTACCGTGAGGTCGAGGACATGTGGTCTTTTGCCACCACACATAATCGTCCAGATGCAGAGAAACACCGAATGACCGATCGACTCGTCGGATTCTGCTGGCTGTTCTCACGGGAACTGTTGGAGCGGGTAGGTTATTTGGATGAAGGGTATGCCGTGGGTAATTTCGAAGATGACGACTGGATCATCCGGGTGAAACTGGCAGGATACCAGCTTGCGGTAGCGGGGGATGCCTTTATCCATCACTTTGGAAGTGTCAGCATGAAAGCCTTGGGTGAGCAGGACTTTGCTGTAGTGAACAAGGATAACGAGCAGTTTTATAGCCAAAAGTGGGGAGATCCTCATACGCTGGTTGCCGAAACTACCCGCATGGCGAAACGACAAAGCTCTGGTACCCCATCCGGTCAACAAGAGGACAGAGATACAAACCCAATCGATCCGCGCCAGCGAATCTCAACGCAGGGTAGCCAAGATCCAGCATTACAGTTCAGACGCAGCAGTGACTTCTACCCGGAAGGATCGTTCCTGTCCGATGCCAAAGGCGATGTCTATACCTTAACCGGCGGACGGCGGCGTAAGTTGAACATCCCTGTACCGCGTGGAATATCTCCTGTTCAGGTTGCCAAACCGGATCTGCTCGCCATTCCTGCCGGAGAAGCACTGATATCAGCGGGGGACGTGCAAGGATGGCCGCTGGAGTCGCATCAGGTGCATACGACAGCGGTTCAAGGTTCTCCGAATGGCTGGGCAGAAGGAAGTATTGTTGCCGCAGTGGATGCACCCGAGATTCGATATCAGATTAGCGGAGGCAAGCGCAGACGATTTGTATCCGTATATGCCGCAGAACGTTGGGGTGTAAATTCCGGGCATATTGTCAGTGTGTCTGCGGACCAACTGAATTCGATGGAAGAAGGCTGGCCCATTATCGCCCCACCTCAGCTTTTGAACCCAGATCTGTAA
- a CDS encoding glutaredoxin family protein, with amino-acid sequence MSSSTKKVVLWSKTGCHFCGEVKAFLTERNQPFENIEVQGNDVLRDVLEAKYGIRHVPVIEVGGDGKFEALLEPDLEKLAELLARADEAAAV; translated from the coding sequence ATGTCATCATCAACCAAAAAAGTCGTGCTGTGGAGCAAAACAGGCTGTCATTTTTGCGGGGAAGTAAAAGCATTTCTGACAGAGCGAAACCAGCCTTTCGAGAACATTGAAGTGCAGGGTAATGACGTGCTGCGAGATGTGCTTGAAGCAAAATATGGCATTCGGCATGTACCCGTGATTGAAGTGGGAGGGGACGGCAAGTTTGAAGCTTTGCTGGAACCTGATCTGGAGAAGCTGGCTGAACTTCTGGCACGAGCGGACGAAGCGGCAGCGGTCTAA
- a CDS encoding LLM class flavin-dependent oxidoreductase produces the protein MTAKRSLKFGAIIHGVGGSNTTWRHPEVLSDASVNFGFYKRQALKAEEGKFDLVFIADGLYITEKSIPHFLNRFEPISILSALAAVTSRIGLVGTLSTSYSDPFTVARQFGSLDQISDGRAGWNVVTSPLEGTAKNYSKSSHPTHPERYRIAAEYLQVTKGLWDSWEDDAFVRDKESGVFFDPSKLHTLNHEGEFFSVQGPLNIARSRQGQPVIFQAGSSEDGKTLAAQEADAVFTGHDTIEDAQAFYKDVKTRAASYGRSSQDIVILPGINPIVGRTEEEAEQKYQEIASLVTIDKALDYLGRFFEHHDFSQYPLDEPFPELNGIGSNSFRSGTDKIKKDAKEQGLTLREVALRAATPRSKFLGTPEQVADKIQEWFETEAADGFIIASELPSGLSDFVELVVPILQERGLYRTDYEHDTLRGNLGVQIPVNRYTAAKEQVVSDLA, from the coding sequence ATGACAGCGAAACGCAGTTTGAAATTTGGAGCCATTATTCATGGGGTTGGAGGAAGCAATACCACTTGGAGACACCCGGAGGTTCTGTCGGATGCCAGCGTCAACTTTGGATTCTACAAGCGTCAGGCACTGAAAGCGGAGGAAGGCAAGTTCGATCTTGTTTTTATCGCAGACGGTCTGTATATTACCGAGAAATCCATTCCCCATTTCCTGAATCGCTTCGAACCGATCAGTATCTTGTCCGCCTTGGCTGCCGTTACTTCACGGATTGGACTGGTGGGTACCCTCTCGACATCCTATAGTGATCCCTTCACCGTAGCCAGACAGTTCGGTTCCCTCGATCAGATCAGTGATGGCCGTGCAGGCTGGAACGTAGTAACCTCTCCGCTCGAAGGTACAGCGAAGAACTACAGTAAGAGCAGTCACCCTACGCATCCGGAACGTTATCGAATTGCCGCGGAATATTTACAGGTAACCAAAGGGTTGTGGGACTCTTGGGAAGATGATGCCTTTGTAAGAGACAAAGAGAGCGGTGTATTCTTCGACCCATCCAAACTGCACACGCTTAATCATGAAGGAGAGTTTTTTTCCGTACAAGGTCCGCTTAATATTGCCCGTTCACGGCAAGGACAGCCGGTAATTTTCCAGGCAGGTTCATCGGAAGATGGCAAAACGCTGGCAGCACAAGAAGCAGATGCTGTCTTTACTGGACACGATACAATTGAAGATGCGCAGGCATTCTATAAGGATGTCAAAACACGGGCGGCTTCCTACGGACGTTCTTCCCAGGATATTGTCATTCTGCCAGGCATCAATCCTATTGTTGGACGGACGGAAGAGGAAGCTGAACAGAAATATCAGGAGATCGCAAGCTTGGTCACCATCGACAAAGCGCTGGATTACCTGGGTCGTTTCTTCGAACATCATGATTTCTCCCAATATCCGCTGGATGAACCGTTCCCGGAACTGAATGGCATTGGAAGCAACAGTTTCCGCAGTGGCACGGACAAGATCAAGAAGGATGCCAAGGAGCAAGGATTGACGTTGCGTGAAGTGGCTCTGCGGGCAGCAACACCGCGAAGCAAATTCCTGGGCACACCGGAGCAGGTTGCTGACAAGATTCAGGAATGGTTCGAGACAGAAGCGGCGGATGGCTTCATTATTGCTTCCGAGCTGCCAAGTGGGTTGTCTGATTTTGTGGAACTCGTTGTTCCGATTCTGCAAGAACGCGGCCTGTATCGTACGGACTATGAGCACGATACATTGCGAGGTAACCTTGGGGTGCAAATTCCGGTTAACCGTTATACGGCTGCGAAGGAGCAAGTCGTATCTGATTTGGCATAA